In Nitrospira sp., one genomic interval encodes:
- the htpX gene encoding protease HtpX, whose amino-acid sequence MKWLKGIGLLLISNILIYLTLSFTVSILVNAVLPAFGIDVRGAFNQELLVWSLVIGFGGAFISLLFSKQMARAMLNCTQITHPRTHAEQVIYGSVREIAERLHIAMPEVWIYESPDPNAFATGPSKNNAMVAVSTGLLANLREDEVKAVLAHEMGHVFNGDMFSTTVLAGLMNTFVHYISNFVYHIVAQPQGDREEGQSGSPILGFVVYIFLQVILSVLAMLVVSWHSRRREYAADAFSAKVYGKESMINALQAINRWVNRAQFEYSTQDALATMKISGNTSAFMHLLATHPPIEDRVAALQRL is encoded by the coding sequence ATGAAGTGGTTGAAGGGTATCGGCTTGTTATTGATTTCGAACATTCTTATCTATCTGACCCTGTCGTTTACGGTCAGTATCCTGGTCAACGCCGTCCTGCCGGCCTTCGGCATCGACGTGCGGGGAGCCTTCAACCAGGAACTGCTGGTGTGGTCGTTGGTGATCGGATTCGGCGGCGCGTTCATCAGCCTGCTGTTCTCGAAACAGATGGCGCGTGCGATGTTGAATTGCACCCAAATCACCCACCCGCGCACCCATGCCGAACAGGTGATCTATGGTTCGGTGCGCGAGATCGCCGAGCGGCTCCACATTGCGATGCCGGAAGTCTGGATCTATGAATCTCCGGATCCCAATGCGTTTGCAACAGGGCCCAGCAAGAACAACGCTATGGTGGCGGTTTCCACCGGCCTCTTGGCCAACCTTCGCGAAGACGAAGTCAAGGCGGTGTTGGCTCACGAGATGGGACATGTCTTCAACGGCGATATGTTCTCCACTACGGTCCTCGCCGGGTTGATGAACACCTTCGTGCATTACATCAGCAACTTTGTGTACCACATCGTGGCGCAACCTCAAGGAGACCGGGAGGAAGGCCAGAGCGGAAGTCCGATTCTCGGTTTCGTCGTCTACATCTTCCTCCAAGTGATTCTGTCCGTCCTGGCCATGCTGGTGGTCAGTTGGCATTCTCGGAGGCGTGAGTATGCGGCGGATGCCTTTTCCGCAAAGGTGTACGGCAAAGAGTCGATGATCAATGCCTTGCAGGCGATCAATCGGTGGGTCAACCGCGCTCAGTTCGAGTACTCCACTCAGGATGCGTTGGCCACGATGAAAATTTCGGGCAACACCTCGGCTTTCATGCACCTGCTTGCGACCCATCCTCCGATCGAGGACCGCGTCGCGGCGCTACAGCGCCTATAA
- a CDS encoding glutathione peroxidase codes for MAAKTPTIYDFTLSDIDGKPVSLSQFKGKVLMLVNTASFCGNTPQYADLEKMYETYKDQGFEILAFPANNFGQQEPGTNEEIKGFCLTKYSVAFPLFSKISVKGSDKHPLYRYLTEQSPFPGEVEWNFQKYLVDRSGNVVARYHHGTKPLAQQVVKDVERFIAVQ; via the coding sequence ATGGCAGCCAAAACGCCGACCATCTATGACTTCACGCTGAGCGATATCGACGGGAAGCCCGTCTCGCTGAGCCAATTCAAGGGCAAGGTGTTGATGCTGGTGAACACCGCCAGCTTTTGCGGCAACACGCCGCAGTACGCGGATCTCGAGAAAATGTACGAAACCTACAAGGATCAGGGCTTTGAGATTCTGGCCTTTCCTGCCAACAACTTCGGGCAGCAGGAACCGGGCACGAACGAAGAGATCAAGGGGTTCTGCCTGACCAAGTACAGCGTGGCCTTTCCCCTCTTCAGCAAGATCAGCGTGAAGGGCAGCGACAAACATCCGCTGTACCGCTACCTCACAGAACAGAGTCCCTTCCCTGGCGAAGTCGAGTGGAATTTTCAGAAGTATTTGGTCGACCGCTCGGGCAACGTCGTGGCCCGGTATCACCACGGCACCAAACCCCTCGCGCAGCAGGTGGTGAAGGACGTGGAGCGGTTCATCGCCGTGCAGTAA
- a CDS encoding MFS transporter, translated as MNASGAPLQSNTALPPLSSAAALAPDEDQTFPDLMSRRYGVRDAAFQAVAQGGGEHYFSAFALYLHATPLHIGILAALPQFVGVIAQLASVKLVQHFGHPHRLLLTGGWAQTLCWVPLLALPFLFPQIGPWLLVGCAMLYFAFGHGTAPVWHSLLAGLVEPEDRGSYFAKRARMTALASFVALGVAGSILTLGQSWEIAWLGFVVVFLGSAAARLAALRCQMRISTSGLVQGLEAPKGFRHFLFQTATLNFRNFLLFSGSMHFAVLLSGPFFVVYLLRDLHWTYLHYAGWMASSLLAQFLTLTPWGQFGDRYGNKLLLTMTSLAVPLLPLGYVLSENYLFLLGWNFGGGVIWAGLSLGLQNYVLDSVRPEERTRGIALTNAMNAVGWGLGALTGSWLATVMPATLAIGSWELAPASNLPLLFALSGILRLTISVSLLHRFTEPRAVGRPPHQQLFRELPIIKPLAARLDWRSPRVAQ; from the coding sequence ATGAATGCTTCGGGTGCGCCTCTCCAGTCAAACACCGCCCTCCCGCCCCTCTCATCGGCTGCGGCACTTGCGCCGGACGAAGACCAGACCTTTCCCGACCTCATGAGTCGTCGATACGGGGTTCGTGATGCGGCATTTCAAGCTGTGGCCCAGGGTGGGGGAGAGCACTATTTCTCCGCCTTCGCCTTGTACCTACATGCGACACCTCTGCATATCGGCATCCTGGCGGCCCTGCCGCAATTCGTTGGAGTCATCGCACAGCTGGCATCCGTCAAACTCGTCCAGCATTTCGGCCACCCTCACCGGCTCCTCCTTACCGGAGGCTGGGCACAAACTCTCTGCTGGGTACCGTTGCTGGCGCTCCCGTTCCTCTTCCCGCAGATCGGCCCCTGGCTCCTCGTCGGCTGTGCCATGCTGTATTTTGCCTTCGGGCACGGGACCGCTCCTGTCTGGCACAGTCTGCTGGCCGGGCTCGTCGAGCCGGAGGACCGAGGCAGTTATTTCGCCAAACGGGCTCGCATGACGGCCCTGGCAAGTTTTGTCGCCCTCGGAGTAGCGGGCAGCATCTTGACGCTCGGACAGAGTTGGGAGATCGCCTGGCTGGGATTCGTGGTCGTCTTCCTTGGGTCCGCCGCGGCCCGGCTCGCTGCCCTGCGCTGCCAGATGCGCATTTCAACATCGGGTTTGGTGCAAGGACTCGAGGCCCCGAAAGGCTTCCGGCATTTTCTCTTTCAGACTGCCACCCTGAACTTCCGAAATTTTCTCCTGTTCTCAGGATCCATGCACTTTGCGGTGCTGTTGTCGGGCCCCTTCTTTGTGGTCTACTTGCTCCGAGATCTGCACTGGACCTACCTCCACTATGCGGGGTGGATGGCAAGCAGCCTCCTCGCACAATTCCTGACCCTGACTCCGTGGGGGCAATTCGGCGATCGGTACGGCAACAAACTGCTGCTCACCATGACCAGCCTGGCCGTCCCATTGCTCCCCTTGGGCTACGTACTCAGCGAGAACTACCTGTTTCTCCTAGGATGGAATTTCGGCGGCGGGGTGATCTGGGCCGGGCTCTCGCTCGGACTGCAGAACTATGTCCTTGATTCAGTCCGCCCCGAGGAACGCACAAGAGGCATCGCGCTGACCAATGCGATGAACGCGGTGGGATGGGGTCTGGGTGCCTTGACCGGAAGCTGGCTGGCCACGGTGATGCCGGCCACCCTCGCGATTGGATCGTGGGAATTGGCGCCGGCCTCCAACCTGCCCCTGCTCTTCGCATTGTCAGGAATCTTACGCCTGACCATTAGCGTGAGTTTACTGCACCGTTTCACCGAACCCAGAGCCGTAGGGCGCCCGCCCCACCAGCAACTCTTCCGAGAACTGCCGATCATCAAACCGCTTGCGGCACGACTGGATTGGCGGAGTCCTCGCGTGGCTCAATAG
- a CDS encoding GatB/YqeY domain-containing protein, which produces MSLRDRLSEDLKSAMKSRDQLRMDVIRMIKAAVLNKEVELKQDLDDAGMSRIMTTLIKQRQEAAEQYEKGQRPDLASKERQEITIIQSYLPAPVATEDLARVVAAVITETGASSLKDMGPVMKTVLARLAGQSVDGKIVSDLVKAALNR; this is translated from the coding sequence ATGTCGCTACGTGACCGTCTGAGCGAGGATCTGAAATCGGCGATGAAGTCCAGAGACCAGCTGCGCATGGACGTGATCCGCATGATCAAGGCCGCCGTGCTGAATAAGGAAGTCGAGCTGAAGCAAGATCTTGACGATGCCGGCATGAGCCGGATCATGACCACGCTTATCAAGCAGAGACAGGAAGCAGCCGAGCAATACGAGAAGGGCCAACGACCTGACTTGGCCTCCAAGGAACGACAGGAAATCACCATCATCCAAAGCTACCTCCCGGCCCCCGTCGCAACTGAGGATCTCGCTCGAGTCGTCGCCGCCGTCATTACGGAAACCGGTGCCTCATCCCTCAAAGACATGGGACCGGTGATGAAGACGGTCCTGGCTCGTCTGGCCGGCCAGTCTGTCGACGGGAAAATCGTCAGCGACCTCGTCAAGGCGGCACTCAACCGGTAA
- a CDS encoding response regulator: MSILIVDDSPDQQILLSAILKKAGHRDVVVADSAAIAYGHLGLSGHATAPSTAPIDLILMDCLMPGTDGVAATHHIKSLEHLRDIPIIVVTAKTDLDNLQAAFTAGAMDFITKPVNSVELLARVKSALTLKQEMDCRKSREQELRRSNEELQRALREVKVLKGLVPICASCKKIRNDQGFWQQLEEYIQQHSEAEFSHGLCTPCIKKLYPGVYTA, translated from the coding sequence ATGAGCATTCTGATCGTGGACGACTCACCGGATCAGCAGATCTTGCTGAGCGCCATCCTCAAAAAAGCCGGACACCGGGACGTAGTGGTCGCGGACTCAGCCGCGATCGCCTATGGCCACCTCGGCCTATCCGGCCACGCGACCGCTCCATCGACGGCGCCCATCGACCTGATCTTGATGGATTGCCTGATGCCCGGCACCGACGGCGTGGCCGCGACCCACCATATCAAGAGCCTCGAACACCTGCGTGATATCCCGATCATCGTCGTCACGGCCAAGACCGATCTGGACAACCTCCAGGCTGCCTTTACGGCCGGCGCCATGGACTTCATCACCAAACCGGTCAACAGCGTAGAGCTGCTCGCCCGTGTGAAATCGGCGCTGACCCTCAAACAGGAAATGGACTGCCGCAAGAGCCGCGAGCAGGAACTCCGCCGCAGCAATGAAGAACTCCAACGAGCCCTCCGCGAAGTGAAGGTGCTCAAAGGACTGGTCCCGATCTGCGCCTCGTGCAAAAAAATCCGGAACGATCAAGGCTTCTGGCAACAGTTGGAAGAGTATATTCAACAACATTCGGAGGCGGAGTTCAGTCACGGCCTCTGCACCCCCTGCATCAAAAAGCTTTACCCTGGCGTTTATACGGCCTAG